From one Anaerococcus prevotii DSM 20548 genomic stretch:
- the gltA gene encoding NADPH-dependent glutamate synthase — MAKFNMAKTKVPMPEQDPDVRNKNFDEVSLGYTLEMAKEEATRCIQCKNKPCVSGCPVGVKIPEFIHLILEDDLDGAYDKIAETNNLPAICGRVCPQEVQCEGKCTRGIKDEPVGIGRLERFVADYRNNKKYNKPIEVTSVNKKVAVVGAGPSGLSAAADLAKRGYSVVMFDAFHTAGGVLMYGIPEFRLPKKLVQKELKNVIGLGVKLQTNTIVGRTISIKDLFDQGFEAIYLSTGAGLPRFLGIPGENLNGVYSANEFLTRMNLMKAYKFPEYDTAVHIGKKVCVVGGGNVAMDAARSAKRMGADVTVVYRRSFEEMPARIEESHHAREEGIKFMNLHNPVEIIGENGWVKKVRLEKMELGEPDSSGRRRPIATGEFEECEFESVIIAIGQSPNPLIKNTNSDIDTESWGGIIIDDRTMTTKEAVFAGGDAVSGAATVILAMGAGKKAAENIDKYLREKDK; from the coding sequence ATGGCTAAGTTTAATATGGCAAAAACAAAAGTTCCAATGCCAGAACAAGACCCTGATGTAAGAAATAAAAATTTTGACGAGGTAAGTCTTGGATATACATTAGAAATGGCCAAGGAAGAAGCTACAAGATGTATCCAATGTAAAAACAAGCCTTGTGTATCAGGTTGTCCAGTAGGAGTAAAAATCCCAGAATTCATCCACCTAATCCTTGAAGATGACCTAGACGGAGCTTACGACAAAATAGCAGAGACCAACAATCTTCCCGCAATCTGCGGTAGGGTATGCCCACAAGAGGTCCAATGTGAAGGAAAATGTACGAGAGGCATAAAAGACGAGCCTGTAGGAATCGGTAGACTTGAAAGATTCGTTGCAGATTATAGAAATAATAAAAAATACAACAAGCCAATCGAAGTAACTAGCGTAAATAAGAAGGTCGCAGTTGTAGGAGCTGGCCCTTCTGGTCTTTCTGCTGCAGCTGACCTTGCCAAAAGAGGCTACTCAGTAGTTATGTTCGATGCCTTTCACACAGCTGGAGGAGTCTTAATGTATGGTATACCAGAATTTAGACTTCCTAAAAAACTCGTTCAAAAGGAGCTTAAAAACGTAATAGGTCTAGGTGTCAAACTTCAGACTAATACGATCGTAGGAAGGACAATTTCTATAAAAGACCTCTTCGATCAGGGATTTGAAGCGATCTACCTTTCTACTGGAGCAGGTCTTCCAAGATTTTTAGGTATTCCTGGAGAAAACTTAAATGGAGTATATTCAGCTAACGAATTTTTAACAAGGATGAACCTTATGAAGGCCTACAAGTTCCCTGAATATGACACGGCAGTCCATATAGGAAAGAAAGTCTGTGTGGTAGGTGGAGGAAACGTGGCGATGGATGCAGCAAGATCTGCCAAGAGAATGGGAGCGGATGTAACTGTTGTCTACAGGAGAAGCTTCGAAGAAATGCCTGCAAGAATCGAAGAAAGCCACCATGCCAGAGAAGAAGGTATCAAGTTTATGAATCTTCACAATCCAGTAGAAATCATAGGAGAAAATGGCTGGGTTAAGAAGGTAAGGCTTGAGAAAATGGAATTAGGAGAGCCAGATAGCTCTGGCAGGAGACGTCCTATAGCTACGGGTGAATTTGAAGAATGCGAGTTTGAATCTGTAATAATCGCCATAGGCCAATCACCTAATCCACTTATCAAAAACACCAACTCAGATATAGATACAGAAAGCTGGGGTGGAATTATAATAGATGATAGGACTATGACCACAAAG
- a CDS encoding sulfide/dihydroorotate dehydrogenase-like FAD/NAD-binding protein: MARIIEKTNLNDNTIKFVVKAPAIAKKALPGQFIILRLDEKGERVPFTISSTDDENVTIIVQIVGGTTMRMNALKAGDGFLDFVGPLGKPTELDYLKGKNVCVVGGGLGTAIAYPQAKYLHEIGANVDVIMGFKNKDIIILEDELKASSDNLYITTDDGSYGRQGFVTQVLEDLIKEGKEYDHVLTIGPAIMMKNVVNVTRPHDIPTTVSMNSIMVDGTGMCGCCRLTVGGEMKFACVDGPDFDGFLVDFDEAMNRSRNYATEERDHICNLTGEVRNG; this comes from the coding sequence ATGGCAAGAATTATAGAAAAAACTAATCTAAATGACAATACCATTAAATTTGTTGTCAAGGCACCAGCTATTGCAAAAAAAGCCTTGCCTGGCCAATTTATTATTCTTAGACTTGATGAGAAAGGCGAGAGAGTTCCCTTTACCATCTCATCAACAGATGATGAAAATGTAACTATTATTGTCCAAATCGTTGGCGGCACTACTATGAGGATGAATGCCTTAAAGGCAGGAGATGGCTTCCTCGACTTTGTAGGTCCACTGGGAAAGCCTACCGAGCTTGATTATCTAAAAGGTAAAAATGTCTGTGTCGTTGGGGGAGGCTTGGGTACTGCTATTGCCTATCCACAAGCCAAATACCTTCATGAAATCGGAGCTAATGTAGATGTGATAATGGGCTTTAAGAATAAGGATATAATAATCCTAGAAGATGAGCTTAAGGCTTCTTCAGATAATTTATACATAACAACAGACGACGGATCTTATGGCAGACAAGGATTTGTAACCCAAGTTCTGGAAGATCTCATAAAAGAAGGAAAAGAATACGACCACGTCCTTACTATCGGTCCTGCAATCATGATGAAAAATGTAGTAAATGTTACAAGACCTCACGATATTCCTACCACAGTTTCAATGAACTCTATCATGGTTGATGGAACAGGCATGTGCGGCTGCTGTAGGCTTACAGTTGGAGGCGAAATGAAGTTTGCTTGTGTAGATGGTCCAGACTTTGATGGATTCTTGGTTGATTTCGATGAAGCTATGAATAGATCAAGAAATTACGCTACAGAAGAGCGTGATCATATATGCAATCTAACAGGGGAGGTAAGAAATGGCTAA